Below is a window of Vicia villosa cultivar HV-30 ecotype Madison, WI unplaced genomic scaffold, Vvil1.0 ctg.000232F_1_1_3, whole genome shotgun sequence DNA.
CTGAGTGCATACCATTAATGCTGAAGGAATTTCACTCTTCCACTACTGGTGGTCATTTTGGGTTCTTGCGCACGTATCGAAGGATAGCTGGCAACCTGTATTGGGTAGGAATGAGGAAATCAGTACAAGAATTTGTGCGGAGTTGTGACGTGTGTCAACGCCAAAAGTATTCTGCATCCTCTCCTATGGGTCTGTTGCAACCCTTACCGATTCCAGAACAAATTTGGGATGACATCTCAATGGATTTCATAACCGGCCTTCCAAAATCTAAAGGTTACGAAGCTATATTTGTGGTAGTGGACAGGTTATCTAAATATGGACACTTTATTCCCCTGAAGCATCCATATACTGCAAGGAAAGTGGCTGAGGTTTTCACTAAAGAGGTGGTGCGTCTTCATGGTACCCCTCGATCGATTGTTAGTGACTGTGATCCCTTATTCGTCAGTTTATTTTGGAAGGAATTATTTCGATTGCAAGGGACAGTGTTGAGTATGAGTTCTTCCTATCACCCGGAGACGGATGGACAAACGGAGGTGGTTAACCGGTGTTTGGAAGCATACCTTCGCTGCTTTGCGTCAGAACAACCAAAAGAGTGGTCGGAATGGATTTCTTGGGCTGAATGGTGGTAGAATGCCACATTTCATGTGTCCACTGGCACGACGCCGTTTGAAACAGTGTATGGGAGAAAACCTCCTACCGTGGTGAGATTCCTTAAAGGGGAAACGAAAGTGGAGGCAGTAGCTACTGAATTGAATGACCGTGATGAGGCTTTACGCCAATTGAAGTATCATTTGATTCGTGCACAGGAACAGATGAAAAGATATGCCGATAAAAAAAGAAAAGCGTATTCGTTTGAGGTTGGTGAATGGGTATTTCTAAAACTTCGACCCCATAGGCAACAAACGGTGGCGCGAAGGATTAATCAAAAGCTTGCTCCAAGATTTTTTGGGCCTTTTCCTATCCTTAAGAAGATAGGACCTGTGTCTTACAAGCTGAAACTGCCTGAGGGAAGCAGAATTCATGCTGTGTTTCACATATCTCAACTTAAGAAAGCGATTGGAGAGTATTCGGCAGAACCACAACTTCCAGAGAGGTTAGAGATGGAACCGGATAGTATCGAAGAGCCGAAAGAGCTGTTGGCTTCAAGGTCAGTCTCACATGGTGGACAGCGAGTGCGCCAATGGTTAGTACGTTGGAAGGGAAGAGCAGCAGAAGATATTACATGGGAGGATGAATCCACTTTGAAAAGTCAATTTCCCTCCCTCAGTCTTGAGGACAAGACTGTTGCTTCTGGGGGAGGCAATGATAGAACTACTGTTGGGCCTAATTGTAATGAAAGGCCTGTTAGTAAGGGAAGGCTCAATCCATCTATTTGGAGAGTGTACGTTCGCAGGGGAAAGAAAGTGGGAGAGAATTCTGTTATTGACGTGGCATAGGAGATCCCTGAATTCTAGGAATATATGGGGAGGCAGAGTTTGTTAGGAGGATATGTACGTTTATTGCTATCGTTGTACTGAGGAGAATATTTTCTCTGAAGGAGCGTTGCTCTGAGTATTTGTAAATCGTTTTCCCATTACTTCCATTGGTAATCAAACTTCTCCATtctccatttttcttcttttgcactattttatattttattcttacTGTTTTCTGTGAGTTCTATCaatttcaagcactcccaatttgtcttggagtttctacacaggaatacccaggataattcagccttatcgagtttgcgtaagaccggcgaaaactcgaatgcagcgaagagtgctctggaattatttTAGAGGATTTTCAATTTTTGTGATGAGAATTCTGAATCCGAAATTATGTTTTTAAAGGCCATgctgatattgtttcacaaggtagcgactcttggtgaaacaatttcttttccaagagttatgacttttggcCCACAACATGGTTCATCAACGGTTGCAACATTTCTTGAAGAGTCGCCACTCtccgaattcaaaattcaaatcatagcatattttccttgtcattttggaacacattcatattattaattattattaataatttgcaaCAATTTCTACATTCTTCGTTTTCGTTCTGTCTGTTCCTCCTGGCGACTTTCCATACCAAAACCTTGTAACTATTTCCCCTTGAAACTCCCGCACTTTTCCCGTCGCAGCAAACTATACAATCACAACATATTTCTCATCAAACCACCCGCAACACCAAACCAACAAACTCTCCTTCCTTGGTTGCTCAGAATCAGTCCAACTTCAACGAGGAAATTTAACCTATGGCACCCCCTTGGAGTACATTATATTACACAATTACCTTCCGATCTGCTCGTGCTCGACTTTAACCAACTCTCTGTCGCTAATATCGAAGAGATTTATATTCGCGGAAAGTCATATCTAAATTCATCTACCACTGGATTTTATCATTATAATCGCTCTCTTGCAACGTTTCAGAGGGATAAGATTCTGGATATTGTCACAAGCCATAGAAATTCCAAGGAGATGGTGATGTTCCGTTGCGGAGGCAATGGTTTGACTAAGATCCCCAATGTGGCACCATACTACCAAGGCATGTGCATTTTTAAAGGTCGGCCTTGTGTAACATACCAAACTGGTCGGACTGTGATGATTGAATCAGATTTGAGCGTTGATTTGGTGGCTGAGCCTGTGTTTGGTGACGATCTCAATGGCGACATTTACATAATGGTGGAAAATGAGTCTGAGTTGTTGCTTGTTCACAACTATGAAGAAGATTATGAtagtgatgatgattatgataaaTATGAGCCTATTGATGCGTTTAGGCTTGACCAGAAAGAGAAAAAGTGGCTGAAGTTGGAAAATTTAGGGGATACGGTTTTGTTTTTGGGACAAGGCTATTCGTTTGCTATATCGGCGTCGGATTTGGGTTTTGACAATGGGAATTTTGTGATTTATTGTAACTATAATCGTTACGAAATCAGGGTTTTTCCCTTGGATCAACACCGGACTTTTCTTTTGTCCGATTATTCAGATTATTTCAAGTTGTTCTGGCCACCTCCGGAGTGGATCGCCAGTAGGTGTATGTAATAAAGTAAGGTATTTGCATTGAAGTTTCCTAATGTAATATTGATTGATAGCGTATTATTGTGACTATTTCTTTTTTTAGATTGGATAAATTTGCAACTAATAGGTCTTTGTTAAGTTGAAATTGGTATCGGGTGCttccattttttttcataatttcttttgtTTAACTTTTTCATATGCAGCTATTTCTTTTCTAACAGGAATGACTTAACCCACTCTAGAAGTTAAACTCAAATTAGGGTCTACTACCTTATGAGTAAGGGATTAACAAGTGCAACATGAGATTTATTGTAAATGGACGTTAGGTCTTTGAAGCAGTTCATTGATTAGAATTTAGAAGAGGTTGACTAGCTAATATTATGTCCCTGGAAGTGTGGAAGATTCTGCCATCGGCTTTAACATACTTATTATAAGAAAGAGTTGTGGTGAACTTTCCAGATGCAAGTGTTAGTGTGTTACATGCTGTAATAAGAGTGATAACTATTGAGTTTGTGTGGAGGTTTCTGCAAATTGGGTTGCTTCCTAATTCTTGAAAGAAATACTTAAATATGATTGCAGTTCAGAAAATTATTCTATTTGTTGTCTCTAACTTCTATTATGGTGCTAATAATCATGTGATATACGTAAATTACACCCTCAGTATCCATAAGTTGAAATGAAAATGTTAAGAAATGCTAATTTGCTTACTCCTCTCATGCTTTCAAATCACTTCCTACATTTGTACTTAAATATTCCCAATTAGTCACACTATCAAATGTAAAATGCGGATGAGTGCTCTTAATATTTTCTGTCTTTGTGATATTCTTGTAAATTTGCGTTGCAGTCCATATAGCTAAaagtttgattttaattttacaaaacaTAAGGAGGACCATGTGTTTGCAATGTTGCATAGAGATCAATTCAAATGATATATTGGTAATTTGGTGGAGTCTTAAATTTAGTGTAAACATGTTGTCACTCTATTTGCAATGAAAGGTCTTCCTACATACATCTACCTCTTTCTTTCTCTCTGATGTAAAACTACTTTACCATTACATGTTAACTATCAGGTTATATTTCTTGGTGGCCAATAGAAGAACCAATGTGAAGCTTTCTTTCCTTTCTTGAAAGCAATTTTTAAATATCTGTATTTTGTATGGGATGTTCATTTATAAAGAGATACATAAGGGAAATGttttgtttctttgtttattgCAGTTCCAAAATGCACAGACGAACGTTTTAAAGCGGTGGCCTAAAATGCTTTGTTTATTTCCATGTATTGAAGTTGTTTTTCGGTGTTTCTCCTACTTTTTTAGCTTGTTAATTGAATTCATTTGTATTTCAACCAGCTTATGCAATCAGAGCAAATCAAAATAGTTTAAGAAACCGACACAATGGTATCGGTATCATAAATACTAACCTTTTTTTAGAAATACATTGTATGTTTTTCGCTTTGCAGCTTTAACTATATTTTTTGCATAAGTTACATCCTCACGAGCAGTAATCTGCAAAACTGACTCCAACACAGCAAGAAATGCTAACTAGCTGATTCAATTTACTCTCTAACTAAGTTTGTTACACTGACTGACTCAGTTATAACCAACTTTGCGGAACGCTAAGGTGGATCCATTTTCTTTAACATCATTCCATAAGTTGAGCCTTGGTAAATATTTATCAAGTTCAGCTTGGATATTTATCAAGTTCAGTGATGACAAGGTTATTAGTTGAACAAATTGGATCACTTTGTGGAGGATACGGTTCATAGTTCCTGATACGCACAGATGTGTGCATAAATTCAAACTTATATGGAAGTATGATTTCATGGAAAGTAACATTTCTATTTGTGAAATTTTCTCTAGAATTATTGTCAAATATGGAACATATCTTTGATTCAGGTTTTAAGCCCATGAGTATGCATTTTTTGGCCTTATGCATCAACTTTGATATTTGAGACAATAGTTGGTGTATATCAAATTGAATCAAAAAATTAAGTCAGGATTTGGATAAACAAGTAAATGATATGGAGAATGATTTTTCTAGGAAAGGGGTTGATACCTTATGTATGATAAAAATGGTATGTCATGCATAAGGACCTAAAACTTTTAGAAAATTTTGGTTGACATAAGTTTCTTACCAGCACTAAAACtaatttgatgtttttttattgACTCTTCCATTTTTGTCTCGCCATGGGCTAATGATTTTTACGTTAGACCGATTCATACatattttttgcttttgtttaaAATGAAGTCCCCGAAAGTGGAATCGGTCTTTCAAATTATTCGGTACTTGGACTGGATACCGAGttttaaagaaaaaggaaatttCAATTTGATTAGTAAAAAAATCATCATCTTGAACTtcaaattctataaaaaaaaaacacatttttctgCATAAAACTGTAATACAGTTTGATGAACTACAAATTTTGGAATCTATAATTAAATCGATAGAGAAATCTAAAGAAAAATGATATTTGAAAAACATAGATTAGGGCTATGGTCTATTGTTGTTACGAATTTTGCAATGGTCATTCGAAAATTTTACATTGATAGGTTTTGAACCAATGTAGTGATTAGCATATGTGATCCTAGCATGTTTTGTAGTGGCACGTTTGAAAACATTACATTGATATAAGGTAGGAATCCATCTGGCTCTCCTTACAAATTAACCTAAAAACTTTTATAAGAAGCAAACGCGAGAACCTATCGGGCTCTTCTAGCAATTCAACCCAAAACTTTCACAAGGAAAAAACATAGGAATCAACTGAGCTCTCCTTGCAAATTAACCCAAGACTTCCCCAAGGAGTAAACACGTACTCACCAGACTCTCCTTGCAAATTAACCTAAGATTTTCACATGGAGAAAATGTAGAAActgtttaccagtgatttctgacaaacaaccgctagtctttcaAAAAATGTATCtttggtaacttacaggatcgactagattaatcctaggacatgtgtcttgAATGTTAGGGTTCTCATACTCCGACTCAttgttttgattttatatttAGATAATTAAGTTTCTATATGACGATAAATGACTTTGTAATAACTAGAGTTCGACAAAAAACCATGAAATAAAGAAATATAAAGACTTTGACAAAAATCTATAAAACTTGCTATGAAAGTAAGAGCATATGACATAAAATTAAAGGATTTTGAAAGTAATGATGACAAGACGAAATGTAAATTTTACTGTAAACGAAATGAAAGTAAGACAATGTGAAGTAACTTGTGTTTATATAAAGGCAATAAATTGACTTCGAATAAAATAAACAAGGTGTTCTTGCACATACATTTGTTCAGCAAAGACTCGTTTCTCTAACGCTGGTATTTTGAgtaattttgtgaatttttgtatATCTATTTGAACACCCCAAATCTAAACATTTAGACTTCTATTTATACTggttcgaccctaacggtctctaCATAGAATACTGCCACGTTCGATATTTCAAACGTTGCCTTGCTTTAGATACTTCCACGCGTTCGTCAGACAGAGCTTGTTCCATTTGAATTTTAAATCTTCCCGCTCAAAGCTTCGACTCTGCCAACGCTGCTGTCGAAGAGCACTTGTGaagatcacaaaaaatattttcaatcacAACCTTCGATAGAAACAAATCTTCTCCTTCAAGGAAAAGATTCAAAATAGCTTCATAAAAGCCATTTCTTCCTCATAACACAACACTTCAAAGCATTATGATCCTTTGGTCGATATCTCCAGCTAACAGAAACCCACCGGGATCTCCTTACAAATTAACCCCAAGACTTCCACCAGGAGAAAACACATAACATTACTAGGCCTTTCTTTCACTTAACTACATGTCTGAAGTGACGAGCAATGGAATCCAATGGGTTCTTCGTGTAAAATAAAACTCTTAGTGTGAGCTCAAGGTCGGAACTCATTGGGCTTTCCGTGTAATATAAAATACTCTCAGAGTAAGCACAAAGTCGGATCCTTCGCTTTCTCCGTGCTTTAACACCGGGAGGCTTCAACGCAGAAACGCATACAGGAACCTGTTGAACTCTCTGTTCAAACTTTCTCACTACAAAAAGACTCTCTAAAACTCGATGATATTGATGAAGCAACAATAATAGAGTGAATGTcgaaatacaaaacaaacaaaagttgTGCCTTTATAGGAACTTAGTAATAAAATGGAAGCACACACTAAAGATAAGTCAAGTTTGATGTAGATTTCGACAAAGTTGGAAGAGCCCACTTTGAAATAGCAAGGGCGACTAAGAAGCCAACTCGATCATTAACCAAGAGACCCTCTCAGTCCAACCTACTCGACACTAGTTAATAAGAAAACCTCGATGACACTTCAGAAAAGATAGTCATATGAAGAGTTAGGCTATAAGCAACTTACACAGAAATAACAAGATCCCACCATAAGATAAACAACAAAGTTCGTCATTAGACCAACTCGGTCATAATTATTAAGGTCAACCTGACCAAACTAGACCTGACTTTGATAGAGgaataataaatactaaaaatatttgaaagaaataaaaactaaattgaaATTATTAAGGAGAATCACATGTTCCCTTAAcacttataaaaaaatttacaaagaaatgGGTTTAGATTTAGTACATTTAGTGCATTTGTAATTGAACACCGGTTAACTTTGTATCGTTCAACATCTCACACATCAATccaattttcatttaatttaatcaaaaccctaaccctaattcctctttcacCTCTTTTAACTCTCTAATCCCATCACAACCAGTGAAGCAGCCATGGCAGATTGGTCTCATCTTCCAAAAGATATTTTGCAATTAATATCCGAAAAACTGAACAGTGATTTCTACATTCTTCGTTTTCGTTCTGTCTGTTCCACATGGCGACTTTCCATACCAAAACCTCACAACCATTTCCCCTTGAAGCTCCCGCACTTTTCCAAATACGGCAAACTCTACAATGACAACATCTTTCTCATCAAACCACCCGTAACACCCAACCAACAAACTCTCCGCCCTTGGTTGGTCAGAATCAGTCCAACTTCAACCGGAAAGTTTAACCTCTGGCACCCCCTTTTACGTGACAGTCTTAATATACCTTCTGATCCGCCCGTGCTCGACTTCAACCAACTCTCTGTCTTTAATATCGGACCGGTTTATGTTCGGGGGACGTTCTATCCACATTCATCTTGCACATCATTTTCTGATTCTGGTTGCTGTGTTGTTACGTTTGAGGGGGAACAGATTCCGAATATTGTCTCATACGATAGTGACTCCATGGGGATGGTGATGTTCCGTTGCGGAGGTGATGGTTTGACTAAGATCCCCAATGTGGCACCATACTACCAAGGCATGTGCATTTTTAAAGGCCGGCCTTGTCTAACCGACAATACTGGTCGGACTGTGATGATTGGATCAGATTTGAACGTTGATTTGGTGGCTGAGCCTGTGTTTGATGACGATCCCTATGTCAATGGCGACATTTACATTATGGTGGAAAATGAGTCTGACTTGTTGCTTGTTCACAAATATACAGAAAATCATAATATAAATGAAGAGCTTGTAAGGTTTGATGTATTTAGGCTTGACCAGAGACAGAAAAAGTGGCTGAAGTTGGAAAATTTAGGGGATATGGTTTTGTTTTTGGGACAAGGCTATTCGTCTGCTATATCGGCGTCGGATTTGGGTTTTGACAGTGGAAATTTTGTGATTTATTGTAACTATACTTGTCGCAAAATGAGGGTTTTTCCCTTGGACCAACAACGGACTTTTCTTTTGTCTGATTATCCAGATTATTTGAAGTTGTTCTGGCCACCTCCGGAGTGGATCGTCACTAAGTGTTTGTAACAAAGTAAGTTATTTGCATTGAAATTTTCTAATATAATAGTGATTGATAGTGTATTATTGTGCTTAGTTTTCTTTGTTAGATTGGATCCAATTTGCAACTTGTACTTTTGGAAATAGGAATATTGAAGTGATCTTCATCTGACATTTTGGCCATAAATTTTTCCAACTAATACCTTCTTTGTTAAGTTGAAATTGGTATCTAGgcttctattttttttcataagttCCTTTGTTTGACTTCTAGAAGTATAactcaaattagggtttactaCTTATGAGTAAGGGATTAAAAAGTGCAACTTGACAATTAATGTTAAAGGACTTTAGGTCTTAGAAGAGATTAACTAGCTAATATTATATCCATGAAGTGTGGAAGATTCTACTATATGCTTTAACATTCTTTTTGGTATAAAGCTCAAGGTAAAACTAGTAGTGCATCCTTCCACCAAGACAACAATGTCCACCACACTTGTTATAATTATGCTTGCAGGTTCAGACAACGGTTCTGTTTGTTGTCTCTAACTTCAATAGAATGCTGCTAATATTCTTGTGATATTATACCCTAAGTTTATTTATTGTTTCCATAAGTTGCAGTGAAAATGGtaagaaatatggtttcaaaTTTATGATGTTAAGATGTTTGTAAGAGAGTATGTTATTTGCATTGAAATTTTCTAATGTAATAGTGATTGATAGTGTATTATTGTGCCTAGTTTTCTTTTCTAATGTAATAGTACATTTTGACCATGAGGTTTTCCATCTAATATCTTCTTTGTTAAGTTAAAATTGGTATCTGGGCTTCATTTTTTTCATAAGGGATTGAAACGTGCAACATGAGATTTAATCAGAGGACGGTAGGTTTTCGACATAGTTTTTTATTAGAATTGAAAAGAGGTTTACTAGCTAGTATTATATTCTAAGTTGTTAATCACATCTAGTTTCACAGAGCACCGAAATTGCTGACAGTGGTTAGCAGCCCAAATGTATTGCGTAGAATCCTGCCACTGCTATGCCATTGTGCTTTTGACAACAATGTCCATACTTGTAAGGAGTTATGTTGTAATAAAGAGCTTTTAGTAAGAAGAGAGATAATTGTTGCTTAATAGCTAAAAGAGAAGTTCTTTAAACGATATTATGCATTCTGGCAACATGTTTTCCACCAGTAAGTTTCACAATAAATCTAGCTAGGGATGATACtatttatatgttttaataacATACTATAGGAAAAACGCAGCACAGAAAAATGATCGATGGGCTGCTTCCTAATTCCTGAAAGAATTACTTGATTGTGCTTGCAGATTCAGGCAATGATTCTGTTTGTTGATTCTAACTTCTATAGAATGGTGCTAGTAATCCTGTGGTATACGTTATATTACTTACACCATCAATTTGTTTATGTTTCTATAAGTTGCAGTGAAAATGGTAAGCAATGCCAGTTTGCTTACTCATATAATGGTTCCAAATTTTATCCTACTTTTGTGCTTAAATTTTCCTGATTGGTCACACTTTAGTGCAACGTGAGACTTCCAGTTACATTTTCCATTGGTTCCCGTCCGTGAATAGAATTTTGGTTCCAGTCCGTGAATTGGATTTTTTACATTTTGCAAGCAACTCGAATTTTTAGTTTTACGAAAAACCTCGATTTGTtcgtctttttttcaaaaaaacataatttttttttccgaaaattcaattttttattttttcaaaaaaatccgcttttattattttttaaaaatttgatttatttatgtttccgaAAATTCGAATTTTCATTTTTTCGAAAAGAACtaaactttttttgttttttgaaaaattcgattcttcgtgtttccgaaaactcgatttttcatttttttgaaaaaactcgattttttcgtattTTCGAAAAATTCGATTTTTCGTGTTTCCGAAATataggttttttttttggaaaaactcgatttttcgtatTTGTGAAAAATTCAATTATTCGTGTttccaaaaactcaatttttcattttttcaaaaaaatcgattttttgtatttccaaaaaactcaatttttcatatTTCCGAAATAATCAATTTTTCGTGTTTCCGAAAACTCGATTATTTGTATTTCCGAatacttgattttttttgttttttcaaaaaaattcgattttttatattttcgaaaAAACACAATATTTCGTGTTTTTGAAAGCtcgattttaattgttttttgtatttttgaaaaactcgattttttattttttaaaaaaagttgttttttttaattccaaaaaactttattttttttattttttttaaaaactcgatttttagaaattttttttaCTCTAAATTGttttttgtctttctttttattagaaactaatttatataattaaaccagtttataaaaCGAAATTGGTTCTGAACTAGGTTTGAactgaatttgaattgtttaagTTAAATAGTTCAGTTAATTAACCATTTGAGTGGTTCAGTTTTTTTATAGTGCAATGCAGTTCAGTTCAAGTATACAATTTAGTTAATCATATTTTTGAACATCCCTAGTCCCAATGGTATCGGTGTCGCCTAAAAATGTTTCTTTTGAATTGCAGTGTTTATTAGTTATATTCGTGAGCTACTTCCTGTTCTTATTTAACATTTCCatattttgttttgtaggtaggaAAGAATTCTAATCCATCTGTAGCTTGTGTTTGAAGAATGGTTTATTAGATACCACTTATAGCCATGGAAGGAGATAGTTGATGTTTGCTGCTATTTGCTCTGTTACTGATGTTGCAATGGCAGATGAAGATGAACAATGGTGTTTATATTTCATGCTCAATCAAAGGAATTACTTAATTAATATCAGTTAATCAAAATATTAACCTTTTTTAGAATCTTTTAGAATCTGTCACATTTTTTGTTTTGCTTTTTCTTGCTTGTGTAACTATATTTTTTGCATCAGTTACATCTCATGAGCACTAATCCAGTGACTCCAACACAAGGCAATGTTAATCCCCAACATGTAATCAAATTTATCAACTTCACCATATGGCCATTTCTCCAAAATACGTGAGATTTTTCATAGGTAAACACGTTATTTTGAGCttgttgatttatttttatttttttttcaatatctcAATTCACCCCTTAATactcttagagtgtgtttggatggagcattttaatgagggaaagtaattttttgaggaaattgaaaatgatttgatcaacatccattgtttggatactcattacaaccatcattaTCAATTAGATTTTTGAGTTATACCCAACTTTGGCCCTCTTTACtcgttcgttcaagaatcattctttatcatacatggtactaatctaccacttcacaatacttactcgcactcataAATAAATCCCTGATTTACTTactctatttaaacattctaaccattAGAACGAGTACGCACAATAATTATAATCatactcatcagcctcaatacaccatttcttacaaaatagctcaaattgagttccgctcttctctaagaattaaatcaacctcATCCTTCTTAGAGTATAATCCCTTATTATATCTGAATCTACAACAACATCttacaacagcacaaaattattttagcatcatatggtatcaactcatcgtcttaactttgcCGAATACATATTCGTTAACTACGTACAGccacaataacatattcatcatctcggcaattattcaaaaggc
It encodes the following:
- the LOC131625645 gene encoding F-box protein SKIP23-like, producing the protein MVMFRCGGNGLTKIPNVAPYYQGMCIFKGRPCVTYQTGRTVMIESDLSVDLVAEPVFGDDLNGDIYIMVENESELLLVHNYEEDYDSDDDYDKYEPIDAFRLDQKEKKWLKLENLGDTVLFLGQGYSFAISASDLGFDNGNFVIYCNYNRYEIRVFPLDQHRTFLLSDYSDYFKLFWPPPEWIASRCM
- the LOC131625659 gene encoding F-box protein SKIP23-like translates to MADWSHLPKDILQLISEKLNSDFYILRFRSVCSTWRLSIPKPHNHFPLKLPHFSKYGKLYNDNIFLIKPPVTPNQQTLRPWLVRISPTSTGKFNLWHPLLRDSLNIPSDPPVLDFNQLSVFNIGPVYVRGTFYPHSSCTSFSDSGCCVVTFEGEQIPNIVSYDSDSMGMVMFRCGGDGLTKIPNVAPYYQGMCIFKGRPCLTDNTGRTVMIGSDLNVDLVAEPVFDDDPYVNGDIYIMVENESDLLLVHKYTENHNINEELVRFDVFRLDQRQKKWLKLENLGDMVLFLGQGYSSAISASDLGFDSGNFVIYCNYTCRKMRVFPLDQQRTFLLSDYPDYLKLFWPPPEWIVTKCL